Proteins from a single region of Ziziphus jujuba cultivar Dongzao chromosome 1, ASM3175591v1:
- the LOC107425163 gene encoding histone H2A.1: protein MPFRSWSRSCGHRHLSGWRASLQQTPFSFLFFFFFFFFSPLQFPVGWIARFLKKGRYAHHTSTGALIYLLVVLEYLATEVLELAGNAACDNKKNRINPRDMLLAVKNDDELGKSLQGVTIAS from the exons ATGCCCTTTCGATCTTGGTCTCGGAGTTGCGGCCATCGGCATCTATCTGGTTGGCGAGCAAGTCTACAACAAACTCCTTTCTccttcctctttttcttcttcttcttcttcttctcaccacTCCAGTTTCCAGTCGGTTGGATCGCTCGGTTCTTGAAAAAGGGACGCTATGCTCATCATACGAGTACTGGTGCTCTAATCTATCTCCTCGTTGTTCTTGAATATCTTGCTACTGAG GTGTTGGAGTTGGCTGGGAATGCGGCATGTGACAACAAGAAGAACAGGATAAATCCAAGGGACATGCTTTTGGCAGTGAAGAACGACGATGAGTTGGGAAAATCGCTTCAGGGTGTGACCATTGCCAGCTGA